A stretch of Lathyrus oleraceus cultivar Zhongwan6 chromosome 6, CAAS_Psat_ZW6_1.0, whole genome shotgun sequence DNA encodes these proteins:
- the LOC127096834 gene encoding U1 small nuclear ribonucleoprotein C isoform X2 gives MLQPSVRKQHNSGYKHKANVRSYYQQFEEQQTQSLIDQRIKEHLGQAAAFQQVSGAYNHLMGQRPNLPPVLPPPRFPFPGGQPLMPGFRPLMPRPLPIPGAPGYPSAPITTMPQMMPPPGAPQIPGQLNTLPRPPSLAPPPAVPGSTAPPPSNGAPSIASSAMYQANAPPPSSGGYDNHNAISQAPGANR, from the exons ATGTTGCAGCCATCCGTTAGAAAGCAGCATAACTCTGGTTATAAACACAAG GCGAATGTAAGGTCTTACTATCAGCAATTTGAAGAGCAACAAACCCAAAGTTTAATTGATCAGCGGATCAAAGAACATCTTGGGCAAGCTGCCGCATTTCAGCAGGTTAGCGGGGCTTATAATCATCTAATGGGTCAGAGGCCGAATCTACCTCCTGTATTGCCGCCCCCAAGATTTCCATTTCCTGGAGGTCAACCACTAATGCCAGGGTTCAGACCTCTCATGCCTAGACCACTACCTATTCCCGGAGCACCAG GGTATCCTTCTGCACCTATCACCACCATGCCACAAATGATGCCTCCACCTGGTGCCCCCCAGATACCAGGTCAGCTAAATACCCTACCAAGGCCCCCTTCTTTAGCTCCCCCACCAGCAGTTCCCGGAAGCACTGCACCACCACCTTCCAATGGTGCTCCCTCTATAGCATCATCAGCAATGTATCAAGCCAATGCACCACCACCATCATCGGGAGGTTATGATAATCACAATGCCATTTCTCAAGCACCCGGGGCCAATCGATGA
- the LOC127096834 gene encoding U1 small nuclear ribonucleoprotein C isoform X1, producing MPRYYCDYCDTYLTHDSPSVRKQHNSGYKHKANVRSYYQQFEEQQTQSLIDQRIKEHLGQAAAFQQVSGAYNHLMGQRPNLPPVLPPPRFPFPGGQPLMPGFRPLMPRPLPIPGAPGYPSAPITTMPQMMPPPGAPQIPGQLNTLPRPPSLAPPPAVPGSTAPPPSNGAPSIASSAMYQANAPPPSSGGYDNHNAISQAPGANR from the exons ATGCCCCG GTACTACTGTGACTACTGTGATACCTATTTGACCCACGATTCT CCATCCGTTAGAAAGCAGCATAACTCTGGTTATAAACACAAG GCGAATGTAAGGTCTTACTATCAGCAATTTGAAGAGCAACAAACCCAAAGTTTAATTGATCAGCGGATCAAAGAACATCTTGGGCAAGCTGCCGCATTTCAGCAGGTTAGCGGGGCTTATAATCATCTAATGGGTCAGAGGCCGAATCTACCTCCTGTATTGCCGCCCCCAAGATTTCCATTTCCTGGAGGTCAACCACTAATGCCAGGGTTCAGACCTCTCATGCCTAGACCACTACCTATTCCCGGAGCACCAG GGTATCCTTCTGCACCTATCACCACCATGCCACAAATGATGCCTCCACCTGGTGCCCCCCAGATACCAGGTCAGCTAAATACCCTACCAAGGCCCCCTTCTTTAGCTCCCCCACCAGCAGTTCCCGGAAGCACTGCACCACCACCTTCCAATGGTGCTCCCTCTATAGCATCATCAGCAATGTATCAAGCCAATGCACCACCACCATCATCGGGAGGTTATGATAATCACAATGCCATTTCTCAAGCACCCGGGGCCAATCGATGA